A single window of Xylocopilactobacillus apicola DNA harbors:
- a CDS encoding ABC transporter permease — translation MWKTILRRVLLMIPQIIILSLLVFFLAKLMPGDPFSGKITPHTDPQTIEKLKQQLGLYDPPLVQYGHWVQNIFKGDFGQSYTYDRPVIGLIGERAANTLWLSLLTTIMTYAVAIPLGLFAGKHEGKWQDRLVAFYNFITRAVPPFAVYLILLILFSFILKIFPSTGTVSATAHGFWQVLWSRIYHMLLPAIAMTLTGTTGIVQYLRSGIIDNTQEDYVRTARAKGVPEKVIFRKHILRNSFLPIASSIGLTITGLLGGAIVAEGIFSYPGMGQLFLQSVTSRDYSVMITLTLLFGTLTLIGNLLSDIIMSIVDPRIRIQ, via the coding sequence ATGTGGAAAACAATTTTAAGGCGGGTACTCTTAATGATCCCGCAGATCATCATTTTAAGTCTGCTGGTCTTCTTTTTAGCAAAATTGATGCCTGGGGATCCGTTTAGTGGCAAAATTACGCCTCACACTGATCCGCAGACTATTGAAAAATTAAAACAGCAGTTAGGACTTTATGATCCGCCGTTGGTTCAATATGGCCATTGGGTTCAAAATATCTTCAAAGGTGATTTTGGTCAAAGTTATACTTATGATCGGCCAGTGATTGGTTTAATTGGGGAACGAGCTGCCAATACCCTTTGGTTAAGTCTTTTAACGACGATCATGACATATGCAGTTGCAATTCCTTTAGGACTTTTTGCAGGTAAACATGAAGGTAAATGGCAAGATCGCCTTGTTGCTTTCTATAATTTTATTACAAGAGCAGTCCCTCCATTTGCAGTTTACCTAATTTTGTTGATTTTATTTTCATTTATTTTAAAAATTTTTCCATCAACCGGAACTGTGTCTGCGACGGCACATGGTTTTTGGCAAGTATTGTGGTCACGAATATATCACATGTTGTTGCCAGCGATCGCAATGACTCTAACGGGTACGACCGGAATTGTTCAGTATCTTCGCTCGGGAATTATCGATAATACGCAGGAAGATTATGTGCGGACAGCTAGAGCAAAAGGGGTGCCGGAAAAAGTAATTTTCAGAAAACATATTCTGCGTAATTCATTCTTGCCAATTGCCTCTTCAATTGGTCTGACTATTACGGGACTTTTGGGCGGAGCAATTGTTGCTGAAGGAATTTTCTCTTATCCAGGAATGGGACAGTTGTTTTTGCAGTCAGTGACTAGTCGGGATTATTCAGTGATGATTACTTTAACTCTGTTATTTGGAACGCTAACTCTGATTGGGAATCTGTTATCAGATATTATCATGAGTATTGTTGATCCAAGAATTCGGATTCAGTAG
- a CDS encoding ABC transporter permease — protein sequence MMEEIDKTTENTLNENQEVTPSTLKVIYHELIHDKWAMVSLFVICFIVLFSIIGSFFINKNKLLTVDIFNNWLKPGQNGHLLGTDNSGYDLFGYLIMGARNSILMGVALAIIIEFFGIFIGLVSAYFGGWFDLIMMRIVDFFMILPGTITVISIVSIWKHYTPVNLVLLMAAISWMSTARLMRSLALSQRDRDYVMASKTSGTGNFTIIFREILPNIATYIITDFTLTVAGMIGFEVTLSYLGFGLPDNVPSLGTLIGYASDTNFMLNYPWGWFPALVTLIILTVSINFFGQALRRAADARQRRG from the coding sequence ATGATGGAAGAAATAGATAAGACGACAGAAAATACGTTAAATGAAAATCAAGAAGTAACTCCTTCGACATTAAAGGTCATTTACCATGAGCTAATTCACGATAAATGGGCAATGGTTTCACTTTTTGTGATTTGTTTTATAGTTTTGTTCTCAATTATTGGAAGTTTCTTTATCAATAAAAACAAACTTCTAACAGTTGACATCTTTAATAATTGGTTAAAGCCTGGACAAAACGGGCATCTTTTGGGGACTGATAATTCTGGTTACGACCTCTTTGGTTATTTGATCATGGGTGCTAGAAATTCTATCTTGATGGGGGTTGCTCTGGCAATTATCATCGAATTTTTTGGGATTTTTATTGGGTTAGTTAGTGCATATTTTGGCGGCTGGTTTGATTTAATCATGATGCGGATTGTAGACTTCTTTATGATTTTGCCAGGAACGATCACGGTTATCTCTATAGTTTCAATTTGGAAACACTATACGCCTGTCAACTTAGTTCTGTTGATGGCGGCAATTTCTTGGATGAGTACAGCTCGTTTGATGAGATCTCTTGCTTTATCTCAAAGAGATCGAGATTATGTTATGGCTTCAAAAACTTCGGGGACCGGGAATTTTACTATTATTTTTCGTGAGATTTTACCGAATATTGCAACGTACATTATCACAGATTTTACACTGACAGTTGCGGGGATGATTGGATTTGAAGTTACTTTAAGTTATTTAGGATTTGGGTTGCCAGATAATGTGCCGAGTCTTGGAACGCTGATTGGTTATGCTAGTGACACTAACTTCATGTTGAACTATCCGTGGGGCTGGTTCCCAGCGTTAGTAACTTTAATTATTTTAACCGTTAGTATTAACTTTTTTGGACAGGCTTTAAGAAGAGCTGCTGATGCGAGACAGCGCCGTGGATAA
- a CDS encoding ATP-binding cassette domain-containing protein gives MSLIQIKNLKVWYPIRGGFFNTIKGYVKAVDDVSLEIEEGETYGLIGESGSGKSTIGKSIVGIERVSKGSIIYKDEDITKASNRRELEYNRDVQMIFQDSLSSLNPRKRIIDIIAEPIRNFEHPSKTEEKQRVKELLDIVGMPSGSLYKYPFEFSGGQRQRIGIARAVATHPKVIVADEPVSALDLSVQAQVLNYMQDIQKEFNISYLLISHDLGVVRHMCKNLAIMTRGRFVEVGTREDIYNNPQHIYTKRLLAAIPDINPRNREADLNDRLAVEKEYDENEKFWYDEDHRVLDLKQISKTHYAAIPAQASIEGGE, from the coding sequence ATGAGTTTAATTCAAATTAAAAATTTAAAAGTTTGGTATCCAATTCGAGGTGGTTTTTTTAACACGATTAAAGGCTACGTCAAAGCCGTCGATGATGTTTCTTTAGAAATTGAAGAAGGTGAGACATATGGCTTAATTGGTGAATCGGGATCGGGAAAAAGTACTATTGGCAAATCGATTGTCGGAATTGAGCGAGTATCTAAAGGTTCAATTATCTACAAAGATGAGGACATTACTAAGGCGTCAAATCGACGAGAGCTTGAGTATAACCGCGATGTTCAGATGATTTTTCAGGATTCACTTTCGAGTTTGAATCCAAGAAAGAGAATCATTGATATTATTGCTGAACCGATCCGCAATTTTGAACATCCTTCCAAAACCGAAGAAAAACAACGGGTAAAAGAATTGTTGGATATTGTTGGGATGCCTTCGGGTTCACTTTATAAATATCCTTTTGAATTTAGTGGTGGTCAGCGTCAGAGAATTGGGATTGCGCGGGCAGTCGCGACGCATCCGAAAGTTATTGTGGCCGATGAACCAGTATCAGCATTGGACCTTTCTGTTCAGGCACAGGTTTTAAATTACATGCAAGATATTCAAAAGGAATTTAATATTTCCTATCTTTTGATTTCGCACGATTTAGGGGTCGTTCGTCATATGTGTAAGAACTTGGCTATTATGACGCGCGGCCGTTTTGTGGAAGTTGGAACCAGGGAAGATATTTACAATAATCCACAGCATATTTACACCAAACGATTGTTAGCCGCGATTCCGGACATTAATCCGAGAAATCGGGAAGCAGATTTAAATGATCGTCTGGCAGTCGAAAAGGAATACGATGAAAATGAGAAATTTTGGTACGATGAAGATCATCGGGTTCTAGATTTAAAACAAATTTCCAAGACCCATTATGCGGCAATTCCAGCTCAAGCTTCTATAGAAGGGGGAGAATAA